The following are encoded in a window of Parus major isolate Abel chromosome 22, Parus_major1.1, whole genome shotgun sequence genomic DNA:
- the SLC39A14 gene encoding zinc transporter ZIP14 isoform X1 has translation MHPRHTMIPSVGPRSCCLLLLLCLLPCPQVWAGRDSTRVSAASFLQDLLQRYGESQTLSLKQLKALLNRLDVGVGHANVSQTPQQRLNLSRCFSSVELFAIHNLSEGSPVGHSEFKEFCPAILQQLESGACASENLENEENEQTEESKPSSAEVWGYGFLCVSVISLCSLVGASVVPFMKKTFYKRLLLYFIALAIGTLYSNALFQLIPEAFGFNPQEDYYVSKSAVVFGGFYLFFFTEKILKMLLKQKDQHHHGHSHYGPEALPSKKDREEGVTEKLQNGDLDHMIPHITNDLECKPPSGDEKAVVGSLSVQDLQASQSACYWLKEVRYSDIGTLAWMITLSDGLHNFIDGLAIGASFTVSVFQGISTSVAILCEEFPHELGDFVILLNAGMTIRQALFFNFISACCCYVGLAFGIVAGSHFSANWIFALAGGMFLYIALADMFPEMNEVSREDEQNGSALITFAIQNAGLLTGFTIMVLLTMYSGQIQIG, from the exons ATG CATCCCAGACACACCATGATCCCCAGCGTGGGCCCccggagctgctgcctgctcctgctgctctgcctcctcccctgcccacaGGTCTGGGcgggcagggacagcaccagAGTCTCCGCAGCCTCCTTcctgcaggatctgctccagcGGTACGGGGAGAGCCAGACTTTGAGCCTGAAGCAGCTCAAGGCCCTGCTGAACCGCCTGGATGTGGGAGTGGGACACGCCAATGTCTCCCAAACGCCTCAGCAGCGCCTGAACCTCTCCCGG tgctTCAGCTCCGTGGAGCTTTTCGCCATCCACAACCTGAGCGAGGGCTCCCCTGTGGGGCACAGTGAGTTCAAGGAGTTCTGCCCCgccatcctgcagcagctggagtcaGGGGCGTGTGCCTCCGAAAACCTGGAAAATGAGGAGAATGAGCAGACAGAGGAGAGcaagcccagctcagctgaag TCTGGGGTTACGGTTTCCTCTGCGTCTCCGTCATCTCCCTGTGCTCGCTGGTGGGAGCCAGCGTGGTGCCCTTCATGAAGAAGACCTTTTACAAGCGGCTGCTCCTCTACTTCATAGCTCTGGCGATTGGAACTCTCTACTCCAACGCCCTCTTCCAGCTCATTCCCGAG gcgTTTGGATTCAACCCTCAGGAAGATTATTATGTTTCTAAATCCGCTGTGGTGTTCGGGGGCTTCTACCTCTTCTTCTTCACAGAGAAGATCCTGAAGATGCTTCTGAAGCAGAAGGACCAG CACCACCATGGGCACAGCCACTACGGCCCCGAGGCTCTGCCCTCCAAGAAGGACCGTGAGGAGGGGGTCACGGAGAAGCTGCAGAACGGGGACCTGGACCACATGATCCCACACATCACCAATGACCTGGAATGCAAGCCCCCCTCTGGGGATGAGAAGGCTGTGGTGGGCTCCCTCTCTGTCCAG GACCTGCAGGCCTCCCAGAGCGCGTGCTACTGGCTGAAGGAGGTGAGGTACTCGGACATTGGGACGCTGGCCTGGATGATCACCCTCAGTGACGGCCTCCACAACTTCATCGACGGCCTGGCCATCGGCGCGTCCTTCACCGTGTCTGTCTTCCAAGGGATCAGCACCTCCGTGGCCATACTCTGCGAGGAGTTCCCACACGAGCTGG GGGACTTTGTGATCCTGCTGAATGCTGGGATGACCATTCGCCAGGCGCTCTTCTTCAACTtcatctctgcctgctgctgctacGTGGGCCTGGCCTTTGGCATCGTGGCTGGCAGCCACTTCTCTGCCAACTGGATCTTTGCTCTGGCTGGAGGGATGTTCCTGTACATAGCACTGGCTGACATG ttCCCTGAGATGAACGAGGTCAGCCGGGAGGACGAGCAGAATGGCAGCGCCCTGATCACCTTCGCCATCCAGAATGCAGGGCTGCTGACAGGCTTCACCATCATGGTGCTGCTCACCATGTACTCAGGGCAGATCCAGATAGGGTAG
- the SLC39A14 gene encoding zinc transporter ZIP14 isoform X2 has product MHPRHTMIPSVGPRSCCLLLLLCLLPCPQVWAGRDSTRVSAASFLQDLLQRYGESQTLSLKQLKALLNRLDVGVGHANVSQTPQQRLNLSRCFSSVELFAIHNLSEGSPVGHSEFKEFCPAILQQLESGACASENLENEENEQTEESKPSSAEVWGFGFLSVSMINVASLLGVLIVPCSQKAFFSRVLLFFIALSIGTLLSNALFQLIPEAFGFNPQEDYYVSKSAVVFGGFYLFFFTEKILKMLLKQKDQHHHGHSHYGPEALPSKKDREEGVTEKLQNGDLDHMIPHITNDLECKPPSGDEKAVVGSLSVQDLQASQSACYWLKEVRYSDIGTLAWMITLSDGLHNFIDGLAIGASFTVSVFQGISTSVAILCEEFPHELGDFVILLNAGMTIRQALFFNFISACCCYVGLAFGIVAGSHFSANWIFALAGGMFLYIALADMFPEMNEVSREDEQNGSALITFAIQNAGLLTGFTIMVLLTMYSGQIQIG; this is encoded by the exons ATG CATCCCAGACACACCATGATCCCCAGCGTGGGCCCccggagctgctgcctgctcctgctgctctgcctcctcccctgcccacaGGTCTGGGcgggcagggacagcaccagAGTCTCCGCAGCCTCCTTcctgcaggatctgctccagcGGTACGGGGAGAGCCAGACTTTGAGCCTGAAGCAGCTCAAGGCCCTGCTGAACCGCCTGGATGTGGGAGTGGGACACGCCAATGTCTCCCAAACGCCTCAGCAGCGCCTGAACCTCTCCCGG tgctTCAGCTCCGTGGAGCTTTTCGCCATCCACAACCTGAGCGAGGGCTCCCCTGTGGGGCACAGTGAGTTCAAGGAGTTCTGCCCCgccatcctgcagcagctggagtcaGGGGCGTGTGCCTCCGAAAACCTGGAAAATGAGGAGAATGAGCAGACAGAGGAGAGcaagcccagctcagctgaag TGTGGGGCTTTGGTTTTCTCAGTGTGTCCATGATTAACGTGGCCTCCCTGCTCGGAGTCCTCATCGTTCCGTGTTCCCAGAAGGCCTTTTTCAGCCGGGTGCTCCTGTTTTTCATCGCGCTCTCCATCGGCACGCTGCTCTCTAACGCGCTCTTCCAGCTCATCCCAGAG gcgTTTGGATTCAACCCTCAGGAAGATTATTATGTTTCTAAATCCGCTGTGGTGTTCGGGGGCTTCTACCTCTTCTTCTTCACAGAGAAGATCCTGAAGATGCTTCTGAAGCAGAAGGACCAG CACCACCATGGGCACAGCCACTACGGCCCCGAGGCTCTGCCCTCCAAGAAGGACCGTGAGGAGGGGGTCACGGAGAAGCTGCAGAACGGGGACCTGGACCACATGATCCCACACATCACCAATGACCTGGAATGCAAGCCCCCCTCTGGGGATGAGAAGGCTGTGGTGGGCTCCCTCTCTGTCCAG GACCTGCAGGCCTCCCAGAGCGCGTGCTACTGGCTGAAGGAGGTGAGGTACTCGGACATTGGGACGCTGGCCTGGATGATCACCCTCAGTGACGGCCTCCACAACTTCATCGACGGCCTGGCCATCGGCGCGTCCTTCACCGTGTCTGTCTTCCAAGGGATCAGCACCTCCGTGGCCATACTCTGCGAGGAGTTCCCACACGAGCTGG GGGACTTTGTGATCCTGCTGAATGCTGGGATGACCATTCGCCAGGCGCTCTTCTTCAACTtcatctctgcctgctgctgctacGTGGGCCTGGCCTTTGGCATCGTGGCTGGCAGCCACTTCTCTGCCAACTGGATCTTTGCTCTGGCTGGAGGGATGTTCCTGTACATAGCACTGGCTGACATG ttCCCTGAGATGAACGAGGTCAGCCGGGAGGACGAGCAGAATGGCAGCGCCCTGATCACCTTCGCCATCCAGAATGCAGGGCTGCTGACAGGCTTCACCATCATGGTGCTGCTCACCATGTACTCAGGGCAGATCCAGATAGGGTAG